A part of Aegilops tauschii subsp. strangulata cultivar AL8/78 chromosome 2, Aet v6.0, whole genome shotgun sequence genomic DNA contains:
- the LOC141041145 gene encoding uncharacterized protein, which yields MSGIPRKYAEHKIQVRKDAKPIKLDPADALKTSFIMPFGAYCYITMSFGLKNAGATFQRCMQKCLLPQLGRNIHVYVDDIVETFANLCEYRVKLNPEKCVFGVPAGNLLGFLISECSIEENLEKIKAIERMRKPAQLRNVQKFTGCLASVSQFLIRLGERALPLYQLMKKMTPFEWNDQADEAFRDLKRMLSTAPILAAPAEEEPMLLYIAATSLSVSTVMVVERPEKAAPLPGPGVDEPSPGTAQLGPGAAAVDPAAAILNPAAAVPNPGAAASGSGAADPEPAVVAIFVVVTAPSWALPISEFLENGVLPMDETEARQVQCRASAYNIINNELVKRNPPTCFSAVSSKTRALRVGPFKTARSGMNHLLVAVDKFTMWIEARTIKKLDGTTAVRFVKDIAVSYGMLNSIIMDKGTNFTKGALAHQLRQDLWHPPRPSFPGTPVVQRLGRAGQRPHPIRHQASARRAAHPLARQLVDELPAVLWSLRTMPNRSTGFTPCFLVYGAEAVISTDVEFDSPRVAMYTEAEAKEVREDGVDLLEEARLLALNRKAGQHKLPSPWEGPFIASKALCDRNAHYLIDARKSNKRKRDTADEETTRTWNAELLRPFYS from the exons ATGTcgggtatcccgaggaagtacgccgagcacaaaATCCAGgtccgcaaggacgccaagcct ATAAAGCTGGACCCGGCTGACGCCCTTAAGACGTCCTTCATCATGCCCTTTGGGGCGTATTGTTACATCACCATGTCGTTTGGCctgaagaacgccggcgccaccttccagcgctgcatgcagaaatgcttGCTGCCACAACTCGGCCGCAACATCCACGTCTacgtggatgacattgtg gaaaccttcgccaaCCTGTGCGAGTACCGagtcaagctcaacccagagaaatgcgttttcggcgtcccGGCCGGAAACCTACTCGGCTTCCTCATCTCGGAATGCAGCATTGAGGAAAAcctggagaagatcaaggccatcgagcgcatgcgcaagccggctCAGCTGCGcaatgtccagaagttcaccggctgcttggcctcggtcagccAGTTTCTCATTCGGTTGGGCGAGAGGGCCTTGCCCCTCtatcagctgatgaagaagatgacgCCGTTCGAATGGAACGACCAGGCGGACGAAGCGTTCCGGgacctcaagcgcatgctctccaccgcaccCATCCTGGCTGCACCAGCCGAGGAGGAGCCGATGTTGCTCTACATTGCAGCAACCTCGCTGTCAGTCAGCACAGTGAtggtggtcgagcgaccagagaagg CCGCGCCTCTGCCCGGCCCCGGGGTTGACGAACCCAGCCCGGGGACTGCTCAACtcggcccgggggctgcagccGTCGACCCGGCCGCCGCCATCCTCAACCCGGCCGCCGCCGTCCCCAACCCGGGGGCTGCCGCCTCTGGCTCGGGGGCTGCCGACCCGGAACCAGCCGTGGTGGCCATATTCGTCGTAGTGACGGCTCCGTCATGGGCCCTGCCCATCTCAGAGTTTCTGGAGAACGGGGTtctccccatggacgagaccgaGGCCCGACAAGTGCAGTGCCGGGCGTCTGCCTACAACATCATCAACAATGAGCTCGTCAAGCGCAATCCACCGACGTGTTTCAGCGCTGTGTCGAGCAAGACAAGGGCATTGAG GGTGGGGCCCTTCAAGACCGCTCGCAGCGGCATGAATCATTTGCTggtggcggtggacaagttcaccatgTGGATCGAAGCACGGACGATCAAGAAGCTGGACGGGACAACAGCTGTCCGGTTCGTCAAAGACATCGCGGTAAGCTACGGCATGCTGAACAGCATCATCATGGACAAAGGCACCAACTTCACCAAGGGCGCGCTCGCGCACCAACTTCGTCAAGATCTCTGGCATCCGCCTCGACCTAGCTTCCCTGGCACACCCGTAGTCCAACGGCTAGGTCGAGCGGGCCAACGGCCTCatcctatccggcatcaagcctcgGCTCGCCGAGCCGCTCATCCGCTCGCGCGGCAGTTGGTCGACGAgttgccggccgtcctctggagcctccGCACCATGCCAAACcggtcgaccgggttcaccccgtgctttctcgtctacggagctgaagccgTCATCTCGACAgacgtcgagttcgactcgccgcgCGTTGCGATGTACACTGAAGCCGAAGCCAAAGAAGTCCGCGaggacggcgtcgacctactcgAAGAAGCACGCCTCTTGGCGCTCAACCG CaaagccggccagcacaagctgccctccccatgggagggccccttcatcgCCAGCAAGGCTTTGTGCGATCGCAACGCCCactacctcatcgacgcccgCAAGTCAAACAAGCGCAAGAGAGACACCGCCGACGAAGAAACAACCCGGACGTGGAACGCAGAACTCCTCCGCCCATTTTACAGTTAG